In Pirellula sp. SH-Sr6A, the DNA window CCGCGACGCTGCCAATCGCCTCGCTTTCGGTCGGTCTGGTTTCGAGGGCTCCGGTTTCCGTAGCCCTAGGCAGCCCCTGCCTTCACCGGGCAGGCCGCTACTTTCCCTCCGCTCTCCACTGTTTCATGAGGCGGATATTCTCCTCGACCACGGGATTCCCCTTCCCCACATAGACCGCCATGTCCGAGTCATACATCTGCTCCGACTCGGCTCCGCGATCCCCTGTCTCCACAATCCATCGATCCAAACGCGCTCGATGCCCCTCCAACTCCGATCGATAACGGGAATCCCCCGCGAGATTGGTCAACTGCCAAGGATCCTCCCGCCACGCATACAACTCCTCAGCAGGACGGGTGGGTGAAAACAACAACCGCTCGCTAAGCGCGCTCAACTCCTTCGCCTCATGCAACCTCCGAAGAGTCTTGACGATCGACTTGCCGTCCTTGTAAGCATTGGGCTGCAAGTGAGGTCGCTCGGGATGGTAGTTTCGAATGTACAAATACCGATCCGTCCTGACGCTCCGAATCCGCTCCACGGTCTCGTCGCAGCGGTCGCGGGCTGCAAAGACTGCATCTTTCGGCTCATAGCTCTCGCTCAACAAATCCTCACCCTGCATCGACGCGTGCAATCCAATCCCTGCCACGCGCAAACTGGTCGCGGCCAAGTCGATGTGCTCGACCAAGTCCTCACGGATCTTCCCCGCCGCAACGCCCGGGCCCCGGATCACCAAAGGTACATGCGTCCCTTCGTTGTATAAAAACTGCTTGCCTCGCGCATGACTGATCCCGTGATCGGTCATGAAAGCAATCCAAGTATTCTCGTAGATTCCCTCGCGCTTCAATCTCTCGATGACTTTACCCACATGCAAATCGGTCATACGAACCGAATCCAAATAAGCAGCCCAGTCGCGAAGAAGAACTGGATCGCGTGGATAGTAAGGAGGCAGTTCGACACTTTGGGGATCCACCGACCGACCAAATTCCTTGGCCGCCTGCTCGGCAAATCGAGTCGCCGACGCATCGGTTCCCCCTCGAAGCTTCCCACCCGCCAATTGCACTTGCATGAAGAACGGTTGCTCCGGCTGGCGGTTCCGCCAATCACTTGCATCGTACATGGAAAGATCGTGTTCGAAGTTGTAATCCGTCTTGCCGAGAGCCTTGCGCTTCGCCGTAGGTGGATCGGAGGCCCCGTCCAGCCCGCTCCCGATGCAGGTGTAGTACCCCGCTTGCTGAAATAACACAGGTAGCGGCGTGACCCCCTCGGGCAAATGGATCTTTCTTTCCCCTCGCCCACTTCGGTGATGATGCGCCCCGATGCTCGTCTGGTACATGCCGGTGATCAACGCAGAGCGACAAGGGGAACAAACCGGAGCCGTGATGAACGCGTTGCGAAAGAGCGTCCCCTCCTCGGCCAATCGATCCACATGGGGTGTCTCGATCGACCGCTCGCCATAACAAGAGTAGTTCGCGGACATGTCGTCGACGATGAACCAAAGGATGTTCGGCTTCGCAGACTCCGACTCAGCCCCTGTGGAATCCTCAGACCCAAGAAAACTTCCCACCATCGCCAGCACAAGCGCGCAGCATCGCGACGCCCATCCGCACCCTTGACGATCTAACCTGCGCATGCTCGATGCCCACCCTTATTCGATTACCACTGTCTACCCGCCCGGCCGTCTGCCCGCCGCTCGGTCTGCGCGGCTGATTGCTCGGCACCGATCGATCGCAACGCACAAAACGGGCCGCGGAAGAAAACCGGATTGGTTCGCCTCCGCAGGCCCACGCTTTGAGCGATAGGTTGAGCGATCCCACGAATCAGGAGTCGGCGACTCCCTCGTCCACATCGTCGCCCGCTTCCGGTTTTCCTTCCGGACCGGTGTAGCCACCGCAAGCCAAAATCGCATCGCGGATCTCGGTCGCGACATCTTTGTTGTCAACCAAGAAGTTTCTGGCCTTCTCTTTTCCTTGACCGATGTAAGTCTCGCCGTACTTGTACCAAGCACCACTCCGCGAAAGGATCTTGTGGGCTGTCCCCAAGTCCAGCAAATCTCCTTCGTAGCTGATGCCGCAGTTATGCATCATGTCGAACTCGGCGATCCGGAACGGAGGCGCAACCTTGTTCTTCACAATCTTGACCTTCACGCGCTGGCCGACGACTTCCTCGCCATCCTTCAATTGCCCAATGCGGCGAACATCGATTCGACACGACGCATAGAACTTGAGCGCACGCCCGCCAGGGGTCGTCTCAGGACTGCCATAGGACATTCCCCCGATCTTCTCCCGAATTTGGTTAATAAAGATCACCGCCGTCTTAGAACGAGCGATTGCACCGGTGAGCTTCCGCATCGACTGGCTCATCAATCGAGCTTGCAATCCGACGTGGCTATCGCCAATCTCCCCCTCCAATTCTTGCCGGGGAACCAAAGCAGCGACCGAGTCGATGACAATAACATCGACGGCGTTGCTCTTTACAAGCATCTCCGTGATCTGCATCGCTTCTTCGCCACTGCTGGGCTGACTCACCAACAGCGTGTCGAGCTCGACACCTAGTTTCTTTCCCCAACTCGGGTCGAACGCGTGCTCGGCGTCGATGATCGCCGCGATGCCACCTGCCTTTTGAGCTTGGGCGCAGATATGAAGCGATACTGTAGTCTTACCGCTCGACTCCGGGCCAAAGATCTCAATGATTCGCCCCCGAGGGATCCCGACCCCACCGAGCGCCATATCTAGCGACAAAGATCCGGTATTGATTCCCTCGATCTTGAGCTGGGATTCACCACCGAGGGGCATAATCGAACCTTCGCCAAACTGCTTTTCGATCTGCTGCAGCGTGGTCTTCAATCCCGGTTCGCGCTTGTAGATGCTCTCCATCCCGGAGGGTTCGCTGGAACCTCCCTTGTCGGTCTTCTTCTTTCCTGCATTCTTGCTGGATGCGGCCATTCTTCCATTCCCTTTTCGCTTAAAAGCAAAGCGAGAGATTATGAGTATGTCACGTGAACAAGCATCCCTCTTAAGACTTGTTCACCGGGCAGAGGTCATCTCTGGGCGTACGTGCGACTCCATCGCGTGATATGCGATGCTATCGAATTCATCTCCCATTCACAATCAGACCTCCGATTGACTGAGAGTATTTTTCGTCGATGCGAGGACACGTTTGGTCACGTCGATGCGGGGCTAGAAAGAATGTGAGATCTTTTTTTGAAGCGCTTCCAATACCCTCGGACATCCCGTCTCCAACATATCGAGCACATATTCAAAGCCTTCCTCGCCTCCATAGTAAGGATCGGGCACGTCGCGAGGCCACGAGCCATCGAGATAATCGCTGAAGAGCTGAATGTGAGTCGGGACTCCTTCCGCCATCGCCAAAATATCTCGCAAATTCTCCCGATCCATCGCCAAGATGAGCGTCCGTGACCGGATATGCGATTTCTCGAACTGCTTCGCTCGGCTCGCCAACTCGTACCCTCGCTTCTTCGCGGACGCCAACATGCGCGTGTCGGGCGGCCGGCCGATGTGATACCCGGCAGTCCCCGCCGAATCGACCGCGAACCGATCGGCCAAACCCCGTGTCCGGATCAAGTCCTCCATCACCCCTTGAGCGGCCGGCGAACGACAGATATTGCCTAAACATACAAACTGTACCGAAACGATCCGACTTTCCATCCCAGTCCCCCAATCCCCTTCAAGCAAGAAAACCCCACCTTTTCACCGCAATCCCCCCATTTCCCCTCATGCTGACCTGGATTCTCAACCGTTCTCATTCAAGAATACAAAGTTGCAGCGGTTGGCGGGGTCCTCTACCCGCACCTCAACCCCGGCAAACGCTTGCTGGCACTGTCGTCTTATTCTCTAAGGGAGTATCAACTCCCCAATGGAGCATTCCAAGCCTTACAAAGTAGCTTTTTCCACCTGATTGCGAAGCTAGGACACGTTCAAATGAGCGGACCGTTTCACCCCAATGACTGGGTTGTGTACACGAGAGAGAAGCACAGTCTATCGCCCGGCCCCCGTGCGAAGAACATCGCTCCCTCTCCGCATGGAGAGCTCTACAGCTACGAGGTGGACAAATATTGGATCGTGCGCGAAGTGCGAGATCGAAGCGTGATCCTGGAAACGCGAAAAGGGAAAACCCACTCGGTCTCGTTGTCCGACCCTCGACTTCGCAAAGCAAACTGGTGGGAGCGGCTCTTCATGGCCAACCGATTTCCCGCCAAAGGAGCCCCTCAGCAAAACGTGAGAAACGCCTCCGCCGCCTAGCTCTCGCATACGTTGCTGCGAAACGCCCTATGCTGCTAGAGCTTCCCTATCGCGCTGCAATCCTAATCCTTCTTGGCATAGCGATCGCTAGCATAGTCCCTGCCAAACGAGCTTCGTCGACTAACTCGCGGAGGGAAGACCAACCGCGGGATACGATTGGGTTCTTCCTTGCAATTCAATCCTGCACGCTCCTGTTGGTCGCATCCACAGCAGCGTACATGATCTACCCCACATCGGTCGCGTGGGCGTCTCTTCCGATTCCATCTCTCGTTCGCTGGGTTGGCATGCTCGTTGGGCTACCCGCCATTGCACTTTTCATCTGGTCGCTTAGACATCTTGGCAAAAGCTTAACGGGCACTGCGTCGGTTCGATCGGGCGGGGAGCTGGTCACATCAGGTCCCTACCATTGGGTGCGACACCCTTACTATGTGGCTACCGCGGGCCTAATGACCGGCGTCTGCCTGCTTGCCGCCAACGGACTCCTCGCACTCGGCTGCGCCCTCCTACTCGTTTTGCTGGCCGCTCGATTACCGCAAGAGGAACAAGCACTGCGAGAAGCATACGGAGAACGCTATGCAAAATATGCGGAACAAACCGGCCGCTTCTTTCCGAGAGTCACAAAGCGGTAAGGGACGGAAGGTTTCTCGCAGAGGCGCCAATATGCGAAGGGATGACGGGAGGGGATTAAGGTACGGGAGGGGATTCAATTAGCGGAATGCTCTCCGTTCTTTTCGTTGCGATCTTTGCGCCTTGGCGAGAAATTCACCCCCACGCAATCGATGGGAATACAGGGACGGAAGGTTTCTCGCAAAGGCGCCACGGGCGCGAAGTGATGACGAGAGGAGATGCAAGGTACGGGAGGGGATTCAATTAGCAGAATGCTCTCCGTTCTTCTCTTTGCGATCTTTGCGCCTTGGTGAGAAACTCATCCCCCACGCAATCGATGGGACTACAGGGACGGAAGGTTTCTCGCAGAGGCGCCACGGGCGCGAAGTGATGACGAGAGGAGATGCAAGGTACGGAGGGGATTCGGTGGGAGGGAAACAGGTGAGCTATTCGCTCCGAGTCGCTAAGCCAGCAGATCGTCGCCCGTCAATCGGAGGATGGTTTCGACTGCATGCGAAAGCTTAACCGGCTCGTCTCGCCAGCTCACCTCGGTACCGATCTTATTCACCAAATCTTTAACTTGAACGGTCCCTCGTTCCAGCTCGTCGGAACCTGCGATCAACGCGACCCGGAATCCTCGCTGATCGGCATACTTAAGTTGCTGTGCCAGCTTCTTTCCGTCGGGATAGACTTCCACGGAATAACCGGCATGGCGAACAATGGACGCCAATCGAAAATAGTCATTCAATCGCGTTGGATCGAACAAGGCGATAAATACATCCGCCGCACTGCTGTGTTTGGGGAGACGCCCCAACTGCTCCAGCGCGGCCAACAATCGATCCAAACCAAGCGATGCACCGATGCCGGGCAAATGCTGCTTCGTATAAAGTCCTGCCAAGTTATCGTAGCGACCACCGCTGCAGACGCTGCCGATCGACGGTAGGTCACCGAGAGTCGTTTCGAATACAACGCCCGTGTAATAGTCTAACCCGCGTGCGATCGAGACGTCGATCCGATAATGTTCGTTCGAAACACCTGCCGCCTCCAATGCGCTGGTGAGGGCGCGGAGCCTTTCGACTCCTTCTCCCCCGAGTTCGACGCCTGCGACGAGCCGGTCGAGCCGGCTCAGAATCTCGTCGGTCGAGCCGCGGAGGGCCGCGAGCTCCAGCACCGCGCTGGCTTGGTCGGAATTCAATCCAGCTTGCTCCAGCTCTCTTCGAACTTGAT includes these proteins:
- a CDS encoding sulfatase is translated as MRRLDRQGCGWASRCCALVLAMVGSFLGSEDSTGAESESAKPNILWFIVDDMSANYSCYGERSIETPHVDRLAEEGTLFRNAFITAPVCSPCRSALITGMYQTSIGAHHHRSGRGERKIHLPEGVTPLPVLFQQAGYYTCIGSGLDGASDPPTAKRKALGKTDYNFEHDLSMYDASDWRNRQPEQPFFMQVQLAGGKLRGGTDASATRFAEQAAKEFGRSVDPQSVELPPYYPRDPVLLRDWAAYLDSVRMTDLHVGKVIERLKREGIYENTWIAFMTDHGISHARGKQFLYNEGTHVPLVIRGPGVAAGKIREDLVEHIDLAATSLRVAGIGLHASMQGEDLLSESYEPKDAVFAARDRCDETVERIRSVRTDRYLYIRNYHPERPHLQPNAYKDGKSIVKTLRRLHEAKELSALSERLLFSPTRPAEELYAWREDPWQLTNLAGDSRYRSELEGHRARLDRWIVETGDRGAESEQMYDSDMAVYVGKGNPVVEENIRLMKQWRAEGK
- a CDS encoding methyltransferase family protein — its product is MLLELPYRAAILILLGIAIASIVPAKRASSTNSRREDQPRDTIGFFLAIQSCTLLLVASTAAYMIYPTSVAWASLPIPSLVRWVGMLVGLPAIALFIWSLRHLGKSLTGTASVRSGGELVTSGPYHWVRHPYYVATAGLMTGVCLLAANGLLALGCALLLVLLAARLPQEEQALREAYGERYAKYAEQTGRFFPRVTKR
- the recA gene encoding recombinase RecA, whose amino-acid sequence is MESIYKREPGLKTTLQQIEKQFGEGSIMPLGGESQLKIEGINTGSLSLDMALGGVGIPRGRIIEIFGPESSGKTTVSLHICAQAQKAGGIAAIIDAEHAFDPSWGKKLGVELDTLLVSQPSSGEEAMQITEMLVKSNAVDVIVIDSVAALVPRQELEGEIGDSHVGLQARLMSQSMRKLTGAIARSKTAVIFINQIREKIGGMSYGSPETTPGGRALKFYASCRIDVRRIGQLKDGEEVVGQRVKVKIVKNKVAPPFRIAEFDMMHNCGISYEGDLLDLGTAHKILSRSGAWYKYGETYIGQGKEKARNFLVDNKDVATEIRDAILACGGYTGPEGKPEAGDDVDEGVADS
- a CDS encoding low molecular weight protein-tyrosine-phosphatase; translation: MESRIVSVQFVCLGNICRSPAAQGVMEDLIRTRGLADRFAVDSAGTAGYHIGRPPDTRMLASAKKRGYELASRAKQFEKSHIRSRTLILAMDRENLRDILAMAEGVPTHIQLFSDYLDGSWPRDVPDPYYGGEEGFEYVLDMLETGCPRVLEALQKKISHSF
- the hisS gene encoding histidine--tRNA ligase; protein product: MIEPRTLKGFRDFLPESMIPREKLMETARTVYRRYGFVPIDTPALELLEVLTGKGSDETDRQMYHFTDAGGRAVGMRFDLTVPFARFAAQHIGQLGTPFKRYHIAPVWRGETPQAGRFREFVQCDFDTIGTTGVVADIETALVIHELMQTIGIERFAIRINNRQVLTAFLQSMGLEHASTSVLRALDKFEKVGGDQVRRELEQAGLNSDQASAVLELAALRGSTDEILSRLDRLVAGVELGGEGVERLRALTSALEAAGVSNEHYRIDVSIARGLDYYTGVVFETTLGDLPSIGSVCSGGRYDNLAGLYTKQHLPGIGASLGLDRLLAALEQLGRLPKHSSAADVFIALFDPTRLNDYFRLASIVRHAGYSVEVYPDGKKLAQQLKYADQRGFRVALIAGSDELERGTVQVKDLVNKIGTEVSWRDEPVKLSHAVETILRLTGDDLLA